From one Babylonia areolata isolate BAREFJ2019XMU chromosome 35, ASM4173473v1, whole genome shotgun sequence genomic stretch:
- the LOC143278007 gene encoding protein PML-like: MKTTLFFQYFKPTAHSSLGWGRQRAEKPTSAGIRTHGLLAVSLRRKPLRHSGCLSVLASLIQPPPPQGEAPLPQPPLQLEAVPSSPPPPPPSSDLKTRTECPVCHEDYTLPKLLPCNHLACQHCIVDWLHKTDQKGGCPLCRTPILPEDPYRLFRFPQNDPLSLVDAMPTDMTMVGLVEGGKILNSRNVCQLCDSNYSSASSSFYFCLQCPMKLCHSCVKVHAKIPGLKKHVVEALSELTPERLAQVNRCKCGRHEDRMADMYCPAHRELICTPCARKEHWGCGGVTEVQEAAKERREELTAEAKELMVMETAMKTQAKALSSKFQAMRQETNQVFDQIQNGVETRRHEILSRVKAEEDKMALPQLDVDRSTVTSSAAVIGRWVQSAPDDALLEMTDRMRPRLTDLKQRITQENRVCRAELVFDSGALTQLESAVGGIGRIF; encoded by the exons ATGAAGACCACGCTTT tcttccAATattttaagcccacagcacactcatctcTGGGATGGGGCCGGcagcgggccgaaaaacccacctctgctgggattcgaacccacggcCTCCTtgccgtcagtctgcgacgcaaaccacttcgccacagtggATG TCTGTCTGTCCTCGCGTCCTTGATTCAA ccaccaccaccacaaggggaagcaccactaccacaaccaccacttcaATTGGAAGcagtaccatcatcaccaccaccaccaccaccatcatcagaccTCAAGACCCGCACCGAGTGCCCCGTGTGTCACGAGGACTACACATTGCCCAAGCTGCTGCCCTGCAACCACCTAGCTTGCCAGCACTGCATCGTCGACTGGCTGCACAAGACGGACCAGAAAGGAGGATGCCCCCTCTGCCGCACCCCCATCCTGCCCGAAGACCCTTACCGCTTGTTCAGATTCCCGCAGAATGACCCTCTATCCCTGGTGGACGCCATGCCCACGGACATGACCATGGTGGGTCTGGTGGAAGGCGGCAAGATCCTCAACAGCCGCAACGTCTGCCAGCTCTGTGACAGCAACTACtcttcagcctcctcctccttctacttctgccTGCAGTGCCCCATGAAGCTCTGCCACAGCTGCGTCAAAGTCCACGCCAAGATCCCGGGCCTCAAGAAGCACGTGGTGGAGGCACTTAGCGAGCTGACGCCCGAGCGACTGGCCCAGGTCAACCGCTGTAAGTGCGGGAGGCACGAGGATCGGATGGCGGACATGTATTGCCCCGCCCACCGCGAGCTCATCTGCACGCCGTGCGCCAGAAAGGAGCACTGGGGATGTGGCGGGGTGACGGAGGTCCAGGAGGCGGCGAAAGAGCGGAGGGAGGAGCTGACCGCAGAGGCCAAAGAACTGATGGTGATGGAGACGGCCATGAAAACACAG GCAAAGGCACTGTCGAGCAAGTTCCAAGCCATGCGCCAGGAGACCAACCAGGTCTTCGACCAGATCCAGAACGGCGTAGAGACCCGACGCCACGAGATCCTCTCCAGGGTCAAGGCCGAAGAGGACAAGATGGCCCTCCCTCAGCTGGACGTAGACCGATCCACCGTCACCTCCAGCGCTGCGGTCATCGGCAGGTGGGTCCAGTCCGCGCCTGACGATGCCCTGCTGgagatgacagacaggatgaGGCCGCGGCTGACCGACCTGAAGCAGCGGATCACCCAGGAGAACAGGGTCTGCCGGGCCGAGCTTGTCTTCGACTCGGGAGCCTTGACCCAGCTGGAGAGTGCTGTTGGTGGCATTGGTAGGATTTtttag